The Candidatus Margulisiibacteriota bacterium genome includes the window CTGGAGACCGCGTCCTGCTGAATGGGAGAAAACTAGCCGGAAATTTTGGCGCGTCTTACAGCGCGCCGCTCTTTACGCCCCGGGCAATAAAATCACTGACGCGCGTCTGCCAGCCTTTGCCGGTGGCGCGTAAATGGTTTAGCGTTTTCGCCTCAAAGTACATAAACACCGGCTGCTTGCGGTCGGGCTTGGGCGGACGGCCGCGCCGCGCGCGCGGATTTTCCGGCTGGAATTGGTCTAACTCCTCATCGGTCGGAAAAGGACAATCCGGATCGCCGTCATCCACCGGTTCGTGCCGGCAGGCTTCGTGGAATTTTTTCCAGCCTTCCGCGGTCTGGTCACGCAAAATTTGCCAGCCC containing:
- a CDS encoding BrnA antitoxin family protein, with product MAIVSKWGWQILRDQTAEGWKKFHEACRHEPVDDGDPDCPFPTDEELDQFQPENPRARRGRPPKPDRKQPVFMYFEAKTLNHLRATGKGWQTRVSDFIARGVKSGAL